The sequence GCAACCTGCTCTCGCAGCATGTTGGCAGTGGATGCCAGTTCTGAGTTCTGGGCTTTCAAAGttttcactttttcttccaacctGGCAATCCGTTCCAACTTCCTTTTCCGGCACTTGGAGGCCGCAATTCGGTTTCTCATGCGCTTCCTCTCAGCCTTGATCCTCTCCTGGGACTCCATGTCAATAGGCGACAGAGGAGGAGTCTCCCCAGGCATTTCGGGGACAGTCTGAGGCTCTTCTTTCAGAGCTTGAAGGCGTGGATGCTGCACTGGCATCTGGGGGTTTAGATGATGTTGCGGAGGATAGCCCAGGTTGCTTGTGTTATAGTTAGGTGCTGTGTTAAGTGCGCTGGGATTGAAATTGCTGAGATTAGCATAGACTGGAGGCTCGCTGTGCAAGTTGGCACTGAAGCCATTGTTTCCAGCCATAGAAGAGACAGGGGCCATGCCGGTGTTTGAAGGCTGGGCAGCAGAAGTGACACTGGGAGGCATGGTGTTTTGATTGTGCAGCTCTGCTAGTGCCCTGACAAAGCCTTCAGCAAACCCTTCCTGCTCGTCAGTGACGTTTTTGGGGCAGAGGAATTGGGTTGGGGTCGGAGTAGTGGTGATCAGTCCATTGCCAGACTGGATAATCAACCTTTCTAGTTCAGGAGAGGCTAGCTTGAGGAGGCCCACATCTGGAGAGGTCAGGATATCAGCATTCTTGTTCCTCAGGTGGGGCTTGAGGTTACTGGAAGGATCGGCCAGGTTGAGAGTCATGctctgcttcagcaccttggggtTGTTATATCCATAAGTACCACTTTCTGGCTGTACAAAGGTCGTATTGATGGCATCATCATAGAATGTAGGTTCCATCTTTGCACTCATAGAATACAGTCCACAGGTTGGTGCTCCTAGAGCCAAAAAACCAAGGAAAGGAAGCTAGTATTTGTCACTTAAAAAAACCTCTTTCGAACACCAAAAAAGCCTTtgggggaggtttttttttttaaatcagcaagATAGGAATGATCAATTAAAGTCTTACTTGTTTGCCACAAGGCATTGGCTTGTATGTCCCCGTTTCCCTCGCACCTCCGATAAGAAGGGATGGATTTGACAAGCAGCGGCTTTTCACCTAAGGCGGCTCAGAGTGATCAGCAGTTCCAAAGTCGTGAGCTTAGGAGAACAACCCACAAAAAGTTGTCTTTCAAAGCGCCGAATTCCCTCTCTGAGCCAAGGAATCCCAAGAGTTAAACGCGGCTTCTTACACCCCTCGCGGCTGCTTCCTTATCACTCCGAAGAGGGGGGCGAAGGTTCGCTAGTCCAACAACTTTTTAAggtcctccttcccccccttttcgcCCTCCCTCCTCGTCGTGGGAGGGTCCTGAGCTGTGCCGGAGCGTTAGCGAGTTTTCAAACACACTTGTTTTGCGGTCTCTCCCCTTTTCCTCCTTTCCGGAGCAGCTTTCAAGAACAGCCCAGTCCAGCCACTGACTCGCTccgaagatttttttttttttttaagtgaaagttCTTATAACTTAAATTACTCCCCGCTGTGTGCTTGTAGGCGGCGGCTAGAAAGGTGTCCTAAACTCCACAGCGTCAGCTTCTTCGGGACCCAGGAAAGAAGGGATCGAGTGATCCAAGCAGGCACTTGTCGCTTCAGAGGGGTGGCCAATCAGGCAAGTTCACCTTCCCCGTCCTGGAAAAGGGAAGGGAGCCCAGCCAGACCCCAACGGTATACTTTATTGCGGGAATGTGGCTGCTTTTTCTTCTCTTTGGGCAACAGTGTCTCAAGCAGTGGCTTGGCTGACCCTGCGTCCTGCTGGCGGCTAGagcttggaaccggccctggctcGGCGGCTGCTGCTTCTCCTGCGTGGGGTTCTACTGGTGCCGTTTGCTCGAGAGCGCTGCCACTGTCGCTTtaagctgcctcctcctccttctcgtcCGCCGTTCTCCTGCCGCACACTCAATCCCACTCTGAGCTCTTTCCCAGCGTGGAGCCCAACACTTATCAGCGAGCAGTAACCCACTAAAAATAGCCCATGATGTCACCCCGAGGCTTTCCCATT comes from Rhineura floridana isolate rRhiFlo1 chromosome 6, rRhiFlo1.hap2, whole genome shotgun sequence and encodes:
- the JUN gene encoding transcription factor Jun; amino-acid sequence: MSAKMEPTFYDDAINTTFVQPESGTYGYNNPKVLKQSMTLNLADPSSNLKPHLRNKNADILTSPDVGLLKLASPELERLIIQSGNGLITTTPTPTQFLCPKNVTDEQEGFAEGFVRALAELHNQNTMPPSVTSAAQPSNTGMAPVSSMAGNNGFSANLHSEPPVYANLSNFNPSALNTAPNYNTSNLGYPPQHHLNPQMPVQHPRLQALKEEPQTVPEMPGETPPLSPIDMESQERIKAERKRMRNRIAASKCRKRKLERIARLEEKVKTLKAQNSELASTANMLREQVAQLKQKVMNHVNSGCQLMLTQQLQTF